The following are from one region of the Mycolicibacterium helvum genome:
- a CDS encoding DNA polymerase IV translates to MTSPESRPWVLHVDLDQFLASVELRRHPELVGLPVIVGGSGDPTEPRKVVTCASYEARGFGVHAGMPLRAAARRCPDATFLPSDPAAYDEASDQVMGLLRDLGHPVEVWGWDEAYIGAHVADPVELAERVRTTIAAETGLACSVGISDNKQRAKVATGFGKPDGVYTLTDANWMDVMGARPVDALWGVGPKTTKKLDSLGITSVRQLANSDAELLTATFGPRTGLWLLLLAKGGGDATVSAEPWIPRSRSHVVTFPRDLTERPELDAAVVDLARQALADVVAQSRIVTRVAVTVRTNTFYTRTKIRKLDQSSVDAEVITAAALRVLDLFELDRPIRLLGVRLELAPPL, encoded by the coding sequence GATCGTCGGCGGCAGTGGCGATCCCACCGAACCCCGCAAGGTCGTGACGTGCGCGTCCTACGAGGCCCGCGGGTTCGGGGTGCACGCCGGGATGCCGTTGCGCGCTGCCGCCCGCCGCTGTCCGGATGCGACGTTCCTGCCGTCCGACCCGGCCGCCTATGACGAGGCATCCGATCAGGTGATGGGTCTGCTGCGCGATCTTGGCCATCCCGTCGAGGTGTGGGGCTGGGACGAGGCCTATATCGGAGCGCACGTCGCCGACCCGGTGGAACTGGCCGAGCGGGTCCGCACGACGATCGCGGCCGAGACCGGGCTGGCGTGTTCGGTGGGCATCAGCGACAACAAGCAGCGCGCCAAGGTGGCGACCGGCTTCGGCAAGCCTGACGGCGTCTACACCCTCACCGACGCCAACTGGATGGACGTGATGGGCGCTCGCCCGGTGGACGCACTCTGGGGCGTGGGTCCCAAGACCACGAAAAAGCTTGACAGCCTGGGCATTACATCAGTGCGACAGCTCGCCAACTCCGACGCCGAGCTACTGACCGCCACCTTCGGTCCACGCACTGGATTGTGGCTGTTGCTGCTGGCCAAGGGCGGCGGGGACGCGACGGTCAGCGCCGAGCCGTGGATTCCCCGCTCGCGCAGCCATGTGGTGACCTTCCCGCGCGATCTGACTGAACGCCCCGAGCTGGACGCCGCCGTCGTCGATCTCGCCCGCCAGGCCCTGGCAGACGTGGTAGCCCAGTCACGCATCGTCACCCGCGTGGCCGTCACGGTGCGCACCAACACTTTCTACACGCGAACCAAGATCCGCAAACTCGACCAGTCGAGCGTCGACGCCGAGGTGATCACGGCCGCGGCTCTGCGGGTGCTCGATCTCTTCGAGCTCGACCGGCCGATCCGTCTGCTCGGCGTCCGCCTGGAATTGGCCCCGCCTCTTTGA